The following coding sequences are from one Paenibacillus sp. JDR-2 window:
- a CDS encoding ABC transporter permease — MNALDTIGQLISITLVFSTALIFTGLGGVFSERSGVVNIGLEGLMIAGAFGAAVFADQAIQGGMKHGAPWIGLLAGLVLGLVVSLLHAVATITFKADQTIVGVVINILAAGLAIYLTKSLYEGSGQTPTLEYVFNPVAIPGLSDIPLLGKGIFTAYPTTYIVIGVVILSYIVLYRTTFGLRLRAVGEHPSSADTVGISVTKYRYIGVMLSGALAGLGGATIALTTTSNFAHNTISGQGFIAIAAVIFGKWNPLGVAGAAIFFGMAQALRNWAQLFEWSHHIPNEFFYMLPYLLTLIVLAGAVGRSAAPGALGEPYDPAKR; from the coding sequence GTGAACGCACTAGATACAATCGGACAATTAATTAGTATTACGCTTGTCTTCTCAACCGCTTTGATTTTCACCGGACTTGGCGGCGTGTTCTCGGAGCGATCCGGTGTCGTGAACATCGGTCTTGAGGGACTAATGATTGCAGGCGCTTTTGGGGCTGCCGTATTTGCCGACCAAGCCATTCAGGGCGGAATGAAGCATGGCGCGCCATGGATTGGACTACTTGCCGGTCTGGTTCTTGGACTTGTGGTATCTCTGCTGCATGCGGTTGCCACGATAACGTTTAAAGCCGACCAGACCATTGTAGGCGTCGTTATTAATATTTTGGCAGCGGGTCTTGCCATTTATCTGACGAAGAGCTTGTATGAAGGCTCCGGACAAACACCAACGCTGGAATATGTATTTAATCCGGTCGCTATTCCGGGACTATCCGATATTCCTTTGCTCGGCAAAGGTATCTTCACCGCTTACCCAACCACTTATATTGTGATCGGGGTTGTTATTCTCAGCTATATCGTTCTGTACCGTACAACCTTTGGTCTCCGCCTTCGTGCAGTGGGCGAGCATCCAAGCTCGGCTGATACGGTTGGCATCAGCGTAACGAAGTACCGTTATATCGGCGTTATGCTGAGCGGTGCTTTGGCCGGACTTGGCGGTGCAACGATTGCGCTGACAACAACAAGCAACTTTGCCCACAATACGATTTCCGGGCAAGGCTTTATTGCGATTGCTGCCGTTATTTTCGGCAAATGGAATCCGCTTGGCGTAGCCGGCGCGGCGATCTTCTTCGGGATGGCGCAAGCGCTTCGGAACTGGGCGCAGCTGTTCGAATGGTCGCATCATATTCCGAATGAATTTTTCTATATGCTGCCGTACCTGCTAACGCTAATTGTGCTTGCAGGCGCAGTGGGACGCTCGGCGGCGCCAGGCGCGCTTGGCGAGCCGTATGATCCGGCGAAAAGGTAG
- a CDS encoding BMP family lipoprotein, with protein MKKQVGLMLMIILALTFVLSACGSKSHDNSNNSNKGSNEGAASPGTSGAASKLKIGMATDVGGVNDKSFNQSAWEALKKVTADTGAETKYLESKGDADMEPNLKAFVSEKYDLTWGIGFLFTDAMTKVATENPNSKFALIDAEVDLPNVESVSFAENEGSFLVGVVAGLMTKTNKIGFVGGMEIPVIKKFEAGFKAGVEAVNPEAAKSMKINYVGDFSKPDLGKQAAATMYDAGVDIIFHASGASGNGVFNEAKSRKDAGKDVWVIGVDKDQSLEFGDAITLTSMMKGVEAAVYKVSTDLINGTWQGGQVVTLGLKDNGVGLPETSTKNVPADVLAKVEEYKQKIISGEITVPVK; from the coding sequence ATGAAGAAACAAGTTGGTTTAATGCTTATGATCATCCTGGCGTTGACATTTGTCTTGTCCGCATGCGGCAGCAAGAGCCATGACAACTCCAATAACTCTAACAAAGGCAGCAACGAGGGTGCTGCATCCCCGGGAACTTCTGGAGCAGCCTCCAAACTTAAGATTGGTATGGCAACAGACGTTGGTGGCGTTAACGACAAATCCTTTAACCAAAGCGCATGGGAAGCACTGAAGAAAGTAACGGCTGATACCGGCGCAGAAACGAAATACCTTGAATCCAAAGGCGATGCCGACATGGAGCCGAACCTGAAGGCTTTCGTATCGGAGAAATATGATCTGACTTGGGGCATCGGCTTCCTGTTTACGGATGCGATGACTAAAGTCGCAACAGAGAATCCAAACTCCAAATTCGCGCTTATCGATGCTGAAGTTGATCTGCCTAACGTTGAATCCGTATCTTTTGCGGAGAATGAAGGCTCCTTCCTCGTTGGCGTTGTTGCTGGCCTGATGACGAAAACAAACAAAATCGGTTTCGTAGGCGGCATGGAAATTCCGGTTATCAAAAAGTTCGAAGCTGGCTTTAAAGCTGGTGTAGAAGCGGTTAACCCTGAAGCTGCAAAAAGCATGAAAATTAACTATGTAGGCGACTTCTCCAAGCCTGACCTTGGTAAACAAGCGGCTGCGACGATGTATGACGCTGGCGTCGACATCATTTTCCACGCTTCCGGCGCATCCGGTAACGGCGTATTCAACGAAGCTAAATCCCGTAAAGACGCTGGTAAAGACGTTTGGGTAATCGGCGTAGACAAAGACCAATCGCTTGAATTCGGCGACGCAATTACACTGACTTCGATGATGAAGGGTGTAGAAGCGGCTGTTTATAAAGTTTCGACGGATCTGATCAACGGTACATGGCAAGGCGGCCAAGTTGTTACGCTTGGTCTGAAAGACAATGGTGTAGGTTTGCCTGAGACTTCGACGAAGAACGTTCCAGCTGATGTTCTTGCGAAAGTCGAAGAGTACAAACAAAAAATCATCAGCGGCGAGATTACAGTACCAGTCAAATAA
- a CDS encoding ABC transporter permease, translating into MNTMRKIFDKSSFLVPLVAIILGLICGALAMLAGGYDPWMAYTALVKKLFGSPYDIGEAIRAITPLIFTGISVAFAFRTGLFNIGADGQFLMGMTGATIIGVTMDLPWYIHAPLAIIVGGLFGGLWAALAGYLKAARGVNEVISSIMLNWIALFLSNYIVGTYLVMEGQQKSKPIHESALVSIKWLSESMGNARMHWGTLFAIIGLIVFYVILWRTKKGYELRAVGLNPNAALYAGMNVNRTIITSMFISGVFAGLGGVFEILGVFGYQTVMAASWGYGFDGIAVALLGGNTPIGVFLGAVLFGGLSYGSAGMSFGANVPPEIVRIVIGSIIFFVASHGLVKFFLKPFMARRSNKGKSEGGSAL; encoded by the coding sequence ATGAACACGATGAGAAAAATATTCGACAAGTCTTCCTTCCTTGTGCCGTTGGTGGCGATCATTCTAGGTCTCATCTGCGGCGCGCTTGCGATGCTTGCTGGCGGATACGATCCTTGGATGGCTTATACCGCTTTGGTGAAGAAGCTGTTCGGCAGTCCTTACGATATCGGTGAAGCGATCCGTGCGATTACGCCGCTTATCTTCACAGGTATTTCGGTAGCCTTTGCTTTCCGTACGGGCCTTTTCAATATCGGTGCTGACGGTCAGTTTTTGATGGGGATGACTGGCGCAACGATTATCGGTGTAACGATGGATCTGCCATGGTACATCCATGCACCGCTTGCCATTATCGTAGGCGGACTGTTTGGCGGCCTGTGGGCGGCGCTCGCCGGTTACCTGAAGGCAGCGCGAGGCGTTAATGAGGTTATCTCCTCCATTATGCTAAACTGGATAGCCCTATTCCTGTCCAACTACATCGTAGGTACTTATCTCGTAATGGAAGGCCAGCAGAAATCCAAGCCGATTCATGAGTCGGCGCTTGTATCAATCAAATGGCTATCCGAAAGCATGGGGAATGCCCGTATGCATTGGGGGACGCTGTTTGCGATCATCGGCTTGATTGTTTTTTATGTTATCTTGTGGCGCACGAAAAAAGGCTACGAGCTCCGCGCGGTTGGACTTAATCCGAATGCCGCTCTGTATGCGGGGATGAACGTTAACCGTACGATCATTACGTCGATGTTTATTAGCGGTGTGTTCGCCGGACTTGGCGGCGTATTCGAGATTCTTGGCGTATTTGGCTATCAGACGGTCATGGCCGCATCATGGGGTTATGGCTTTGACGGTATCGCGGTTGCTCTTCTTGGCGGCAATACGCCAATCGGTGTATTCCTTGGCGCTGTGCTGTTTGGCGGATTGAGCTACGGCTCGGCGGGCATGAGCTTCGGAGCGAATGTGCCGCCGGAGATTGTACGGATCGTTATCGGATCCATCATCTTCTTTGTCGCTTCGCATGGTCTTGTGAAGTTCTTCCTGAAGCCGTTTATGGCTCGCCGTTCGAATAAAGGCAAGTCGGAAGGAGGCAGTGCCCTGTGA
- a CDS encoding ABC transporter ATP-binding protein — MDRSTTAVELKGITKRFPGLVANDNINFELKKGEIHALLGENGAGKSTLMNILFGLYQPEEGEIWVNGNKTVIDGAGKAIELGIGMVHQHFKLVQPFTVAENIVLGNEPSKFGFLKYRQANQRVRELSERYGLKVDPQMRIQDITVGMQQRVEILKTLYRGADILIFDEPTAVLTVQEIEELIEILRNLSAEGKSIILITHKLKEVMALADSVTVIRRGKVIRTLPTSETNERHLAELMVGRDVTFEVEKSKKEPGDVVLSVDSLRMKGDQGKQVLDGISFDVRAGEILGIAGVDGNGQSELIYAITGMRGVNGGSVNLNGKDITNRTPREVSLAGVSHIPEDRHKHGLVLDFTLSENMILGSYFDPQFGKNGFIDFKAMDTLADKLVNEFDVRGSGIHAKARSLSGGNQQKAIIARELWKNPDLLIAVQPTRGLDIGAIEYVHKRLVEARNEGKAILLVSFELDELYSLSDRITVMYEGRLMGEVDADHRDDQQLGLMMAGDASAAATAEGGK; from the coding sequence ATGGACCGGAGCACAACGGCTGTTGAACTAAAAGGAATAACGAAACGTTTTCCAGGGTTAGTGGCCAATGACAACATCAATTTTGAACTGAAAAAAGGCGAGATTCACGCACTGCTCGGAGAAAACGGGGCGGGCAAATCAACGCTGATGAACATTCTGTTCGGCTTGTATCAGCCTGAAGAAGGCGAGATTTGGGTTAACGGCAACAAGACCGTCATTGACGGTGCAGGCAAAGCGATTGAACTTGGGATCGGCATGGTCCATCAGCATTTCAAGCTTGTGCAGCCATTTACGGTTGCAGAGAATATCGTGCTCGGCAACGAGCCGTCGAAATTTGGTTTTCTGAAATATAGACAAGCAAATCAGAGAGTTCGGGAGCTCTCCGAACGTTACGGATTGAAAGTAGATCCGCAGATGCGGATTCAAGATATTACAGTCGGCATGCAGCAACGGGTTGAGATTCTAAAAACCCTATATCGCGGCGCCGATATTCTGATCTTCGATGAGCCGACAGCGGTATTGACGGTTCAGGAAATTGAAGAGCTGATTGAAATTTTGCGCAACCTCTCGGCGGAGGGCAAGTCGATTATTCTGATTACCCATAAGCTGAAGGAAGTTATGGCGCTGGCAGATTCGGTAACGGTTATCCGCAGGGGTAAGGTTATCCGCACTCTTCCAACGTCGGAAACAAACGAACGGCATTTGGCTGAGCTGATGGTCGGCAGAGACGTCACATTCGAGGTCGAGAAATCGAAAAAGGAACCGGGTGATGTTGTGCTGTCCGTTGATTCGCTGCGTATGAAAGGCGATCAAGGCAAGCAGGTTCTCGATGGTATCAGTTTTGACGTTCGCGCCGGTGAGATTCTTGGTATCGCAGGGGTTGACGGCAATGGCCAAAGCGAGCTTATCTACGCGATTACGGGTATGAGAGGCGTAAACGGCGGAAGCGTTAACTTAAACGGCAAGGATATTACGAACCGAACGCCGCGCGAAGTCTCGCTAGCCGGTGTAAGCCATATTCCGGAGGACCGGCACAAGCATGGTCTTGTCCTTGATTTTACGCTGAGCGAGAACATGATTCTCGGCAGTTATTTCGACCCGCAGTTCGGCAAGAACGGCTTTATCGACTTTAAGGCAATGGACACGCTGGCCGATAAGCTGGTTAACGAGTTTGATGTACGCGGCTCCGGTATTCATGCGAAAGCCCGCTCGCTCTCCGGCGGTAACCAGCAAAAGGCGATTATCGCCCGTGAGCTGTGGAAGAACCCGGATTTGCTTATTGCTGTTCAGCCAACGCGTGGTCTCGATATCGGCGCGATAGAATACGTACATAAGCGGCTTGTTGAAGCACGCAATGAAGGCAAAGCGATTCTGCTCGTTTCCTTTGAGCTGGATGAGCTGTATTCCTTGTCCGACCGGATCACGGTTATGTACGAAGGACGTTTGATGGGTGAAGTGGATGCCGATCATCGCGATGATCAACAGCTTGGTTTGATGATGGCAGGCGATGCATCCGCTGCCGCTACAGCAGAAGGGGGGAAGTAG